From Schistocerca cancellata isolate TAMUIC-IGC-003103 chromosome 6, iqSchCanc2.1, whole genome shotgun sequence, a single genomic window includes:
- the LOC126190695 gene encoding uncharacterized protein LOC126190695, giving the protein MFCGSASGVVLPVYVYYKAVHLYDSWTEGGPTGFRYNRSKNGSFNGMIFEEWFHSVALPYFRKLDKDSPKVLIGDNLSSHISMKVINECKENNIRFVLLPPNSTHLCQPLDAAYFRPLKRSWRKVLD; this is encoded by the coding sequence atgttttgtggttcagcCTCTGGAGTTGTTCTACCTGTCTATGTTTACTACAAAGCAGTACACCTGTATGACTCGTGGACTGAAGGCGGCCCTACTGGCTTTCGGTACAACAGATCTAAGAATGGTTCGTTCAATGGGATGATTTTTGAGGAGTGGTTTCACAGTGTTGCTTTGCCATACTTCAGAAAGTTGGATAAAGATTCTCCTAAAGTACTCATTGGGGATAATCTCAGCAGTCACATTTCAATGAAAGTTATCAATGAGTGTAAAGAGAACAATATTCGTTTTGTCCTACTGCCACCCAACAGCACCCATTTGTGTCAACCGCTTGATGCAGCATATTTTAGGCCTCTTAAGAGGTCTTGGCGGAAGGTTCTTGATTAA